A window from Scyliorhinus canicula chromosome 19, sScyCan1.1, whole genome shotgun sequence encodes these proteins:
- the psmb3 gene encoding proteasome subunit beta type-3 — MSHMSYNGGAVMAMRGKGCVAIAADRRFGIQAQLVTTDFQKIFPMGERLFIGLAGLGTDVQTVSQRLKFRLNLYELKEGRQIKPKTFMSMVSNLLYERRFGPYYVEPVIAGLDPKTYQPFICSLDLIGCPMETEDFVVSGTCSEQMYGMCESLWIPDMEPDDLFETISQAMLNAVDRDAVSGMGVIVHMIEKDKITTRTLKARMD; from the exons atg TCGCACATGTCATATAACGGTGGGGCTGTTATGGCCATGAGGGGTAAAGGCTGTGTGGCAATAGCAGCGGACAGACGGTTTGGAATTCAGGCACAGCTGGTGACAACTGACTTCCAGAAAATCTTTCCAATGGGCGAGAGGCTATTTATTGGACTGGCTGGTCTCGGCACAGATGTACAGACTGT TTCACAGCGTCTCAAATTCAGGTTGAACCTGTATGAATTAAAAGAAGGAAGACAGATCAAACCGAAAACATTTATGAGCATGGTCTCAAACCTTCTCTATGAGCGACG ATTTGGCCCATACTACGTTGAACCAGTGATTGCAGGACTTGATCCAAAAACATATCAACCGTTTATTTGTTCACTTGACTTAATTGGCTGCCCGATGGAGACTGAAGACTTTGTGGTGAGCGGAACGTGCTCTGAACAAATGTACGGCATGTGCGAGTCCCTTTGGATACCAGACATG GAACCAGACGATCTGTTTGAAACTATATCTCAGGCTATGCTGAATGCGGTGGATAGAGATGCCGTATCTGGTATGGGTGTCATTGTTCACATGAT TGAAAAAGACAAGATTACCACCAGAACATTAAAAGCTCGAATGGATTAA